In a genomic window of Atribacterota bacterium:
- a CDS encoding ABC transporter ATP-binding protein, which produces MVHGLQVSFRVSSGLLRIVQEVSFQIERGESVGILGESGCGKSVVLLALLRLLPRNAVVSGTVLFDRRDLFTLSEQEMNTVRGFWIGFVPQSPGTSLNPLMKIRTHLWESGRTLLPKLKQERVRTFLERLGFSYPDQVLFLYPHQLSGGMQQRILVAMGSMTVPLLVLADEPTKGLDAALRMRIVETFQTMMTATKSALLIVSHDYLVLRKLVRRVMVMYAGEIVEIGESELVFSRPLHPYTIALFRSLPENGMIPIPGGSFSFTHRPLGCAFHPRCFQSRPDCAVVHPELLEIVANRWVRCPYVVV; this is translated from the coding sequence GTGGTCCATGGTTTACAGGTTAGTTTTCGTGTGTCTTCGGGACTTTTGCGTATCGTGCAGGAAGTGTCGTTCCAGATCGAAAGGGGAGAGTCGGTGGGAATTCTGGGTGAAAGTGGATGTGGGAAATCGGTTGTGCTCCTGGCACTTCTTCGCCTTTTGCCCCGTAACGCTGTGGTCTCGGGAACGGTTCTTTTTGATCGTCGTGACCTTTTTACTCTTTCGGAACAAGAAATGAACACCGTACGAGGATTTTGGATAGGTTTCGTACCGCAGAGTCCTGGTACGTCTCTTAATCCTCTCATGAAAATACGAACTCATCTTTGGGAGTCAGGAAGAACTTTGCTCCCAAAATTGAAACAGGAGCGAGTCAGAACATTCTTGGAACGTCTTGGTTTTTCCTACCCGGACCAAGTGCTTTTCCTTTATCCTCACCAGCTGAGTGGGGGAATGCAACAACGAATTCTTGTCGCTATGGGGTCGATGACTGTTCCTCTTCTGGTTCTTGCCGATGAGCCGACCAAAGGTTTGGATGCGGCCTTAAGGATGCGTATCGTCGAAACGTTTCAGACTATGATGACCGCAACAAAAAGTGCATTACTGATCGTCAGCCATGATTACCTCGTCTTGAGAAAGCTGGTTCGAAGGGTGATGGTGATGTACGCTGGAGAGATTGTGGAAATAGGGGAAAGTGAACTGGTCTTCTCTCGGCCACTTCATCCTTATACCATTGCTCTTTTTCGGTCGTTACCGGAAAATGGTATGATTCCCATTCCTGGGGGCAGTTTTTCTTTTACCCATCGACCATTGGGGTGTGCATTCCATCCCCGTTGTTTCCAGTCTCGTCCCGACTGTGCAGTCGTTCACCCTGAACTTTTGGAAATCGTTGCGAACCGATGGGTGCGTTGTCCATATGTTGTTGTTTGA